A DNA window from Lachancea thermotolerans CBS 6340 chromosome G complete sequence contains the following coding sequences:
- the PUB1 gene encoding Pub1p (some similarities with uniprot|P32588 Saccharomyces cerevisiae YNL016W PUB1 Poly(A) RNA-binding protein abundant mRNP-component protein hypothesized to bind a pool of non-translatable mRNAs not reported to associate with polyribosomes), whose protein sequence is MSETVAETRPEQPPVTADESASSTPAPAPAPEVAQTPVQTPESSTKPEEPTVTPANASRGGRETSDRILYVGNLDLAVTEEMLKQYFQVGGSIANVKILMDKNNKQANYAFVEFHQPHDANVAFQTLDGKQIENHVIKINWAFQSQQVSSEDTFNLFVGDLNVDVDDETLARTFKDIPTFIQAHVMWDMQTGRSRGYGFVSFGEQTQAQKAMEDNQGAVVNGRAIRINWASKREHNSHNNNPMNNRGGARRGGFRNHGNNQLRHQMPPMGMPGRGAMLPNMGMPSQPPMPQGAQPQGPIMPPQVPPQAVEAMMRSAPPRVTTVYIGNIPHFATEQDLIPLLQNFGFIVDFKHYPDRGCCFIKYGTHEQAAVCILTLGNFPFQGRNLRTGWGKEKPSYIPQPKPGQGASKMEQLPTQPIEQDPQSNTPAEQPQEEEQ, encoded by the coding sequence ATGTCAGAAACAGTGGCTGAAACGAGGCCGGAGCAGCCCCCAGTGACAGCTGACGAGAGCGCAAGCTCAACcccagcgccagcgccagcgccagaAGTCGCGCAAACGCCAGTACAAACCCCTGAGAGCAGTACCAAACCTGAGGAACCTACTGTGACGCCCGCAAACGCGTCGAGAGGAGGTAGAGAAACTTCGGACCGGATCCTGTACGTGGGCAACCTGGACCTCGCAGTCACGGAGGAGATGCTGAAGCAGTACTTCCAGGTCGGTGGCTCCATTGCCAACGTCAAGATCCTCAtggacaagaacaacaagcAGGCGAATTACGCGTTCGTCGAGTTCCACCAGCCCCACGACGCTAACGTGGCGTTCCAAACGCTTGACGGCAAGCAAATTGAGAACCACGTGATCAAGATTAACTGGGCCTTCCAGTCGCAGCAGGTATCGTCCGAGGACACGTTCAACCTGTTTGTGGGTGACCTTAACGTTGACGTCGACGACGAGACTCTCGCCAGAACTTTCAAGGACATCCCCACCTTCATCCAGGCCCATGTCATGTGGGATATGCAGACCGGCCGGTCTAGAGGGTACGGGTTTGTATCGTTTGGCGAGCAGACCCAGGCGCAGAAGGCTATGGAAGACAACCAGGGTGCCGTGGTCAACGGCAGAGCAATCAGAATCAACTGGGCTTCCAAGCGCGAGCACAACAGTCACAACAACAACCCAATGAATAACCGCGGCGGAGCGCGTCGCGGCGGCTTCCGCAACCACGGCAATAACCAGCTTAGACACCAGATGCCTCCAATGGGCATGCCAGGTCGCGGTGCTATGCTGCCCAACATGGGGATGCCATCTCAGCCTCCTATGCCCCAAGGTGCTCAGCCTCAGGGTCCTATCATGCCACCCCAGGTGCCTCCACAAGCCGTGGAAGCTATGATGAGAAGTGCCCCACCCAGAGTAACTACCGTGTACATCGGCAACATCCCTCACTTTGCCACAGAGCAGGACTTAATCCCTCTGCTCCAGAACTTTGGGTTCATTGTTGACTTCAAACACTACCCTGACAGAGGTTGCTGCTTCATCAAGTATGGTACGCACGAGCAGGCTGCGGTATGTATTTTGACTTTGGGGAACTTTCCGTTCCAGGGCAGAAACCTAAGAACTGGGTGGGGTAAAGAGAAACCATCTTACATCCCTCAGCCTAAGCCTGGCCAAGGTGCTTCGAAGATGGAACAGTTGCCAACTCAGCCCATCGAGCAGGATCCTCAATCGAACACACCTGCTGAGCAGCCTCAGGAGGAGGAGCAATAA
- the UBP1 gene encoding ubiquitin-specific protease UBP1 (similar to uniprot|P25037 Saccharomyces cerevisiae YDL122W UBP1 Ubiquitin-specific protease that removes ubiquitin from ubiquitinated proteins cleaves at the C terminus of ubiquitin fusions irrespective of their size capable of cleaving polyubiquitin chains), whose product MNFVLEKLSALFSTLSIFVRNLSHIDNKSSTLIVLIASTGILLYKNKRIFRNIMENIGTVGGDLTRSFRNNYKGSMFNKWGSKDPEQEAAMLKRGGYVGGLVNDGNTCFMNSVLQSLASSKTLLQFLDNEVIQAYKEAEESEDEHVAEKEFESEKKLSESKTKPKKKVYGKRKKRLTRNAEKDALDDDQDANIEFSTTLKELLNKLNAKHYRDRPYFKTNKLLKTMSKAPNKSIILGYDQEDAQEFFQTILSELEKNVKSLYGKSSKDEEAPVQFDQLPEDSMVGQERLGEMGTVYIPTEQIDPNCVLAHENKSLYSPFKLITPLDGLTAERIGCLQCGENGGIRYSVFSGLSLNLPSENLGSTLKLSELLREWIKPEIIEGVECNRCALNAVLEHLEKTLIQYEGSEHSSEKLVAAVKARVEQLKDILAKPAIDDDDYKKLHTENMVRKCSKSKQIIISRPPPLLCIHINRSVFDPRTYMIRKNNSRVLFKSKLNLAPWCCAPDEINLDARLPMSKKEQKSLESSEDENVGGEYFAKLHRHFEEEFEDSEEEEGNFEASNRDVSDYDPLRGEIESSSDENESSSDGEYEVDALGNRVFKQNGAQTEQELVDGTSADPEVASLEGSDAAERLDGIEPETLDNEDEEDSESDHEVKQPPSLSSLHHAPSSSTVPVGPLTYALRSVIVHYGTHNYGHYIAFRKFRGLWWRISDETVYVVDEAEVLSTPGIFMLFYEHDYNESLHAMNDDLEWEEENEDRE is encoded by the coding sequence ATGaattttgttttggaaaaactgTCCGCATTATTTAGTACATTGAGCATCTTCGTTAGAAACTTGAGCCATATCGATAATAAAAGCTCAACATTAATTGTACTTATTGCATCAACTGGAATACTACTatacaagaacaaaagaatTTTCAGAAATATCATGGAAAATATAGGAACTGTGGGCGGCGATCTAACCCGAAGCTTTAGGAATAACTACAAAGGAAGTATGTTCAATAAGTGGGGTTCGAAAGATCCagagcaagaagctgccaTGCTGAAGCGTGGCGGCTACGTTGGTGGGCTGGTCAATGACGGTAATACTTGCTTTATGAACTCTGTGCTGCAAAGTTTagcatcttcaaaaactttactgcagtttttggataaCGAAGTCATCCAAGCGTATAAGGAAGCCGAAGAAAGTGAGGATGAGCATGTAGCAGAGAAAGAATTTGAGagcgaaaaaaagctttctgaGTCTAAAACAAAGCCTAAAAAGAAGGTTTATGGCAAACgcaagaagaggctgaCTAGAAACGCCGAAAAGGATGCATTGGATGACGACCAAGATGCAAACATTGAGTTCAGTACCACACTGAAGGAGCTTTTAAACAAGCTGAATGCAAAGCATTACAGGGATAGGCCctacttcaaaacaaacaaactGCTCAAGACTATGTCTAAAGCCCCAAACAAAAGCATTATTCTTGGGTACGACCAAGAAGACGCACAAGAGTTTTTCCAGACCATCTTGtcagaacttgaaaagaacgTGAAATCTCTTTACGGGAAATCATCcaaggatgaagaagctccaGTGCAATTCGATCAACTGCCCGAAGATTCTATGGTTGGTCAAGAAAGACTAGGCGAAATGGGCACTGTCTATATTCCCACTGAGCAGATTGACCCTAACTGCGTACTGGCTCATGAAAATAAAAGTCTTTATTCccctttcaagctcatcactCCCTTGGATGGTCTAACGGCAGAGAGGATAGGATGCTTGCAGTGTGGTGAAAATGGTGGCATTCGTTATTCTGTGTTTTCCGGGTTAAGCTTGAACCTGCCCAGCGAAAACCTGGGCTCAACTTTAAAGCTTTCGGAGCTTCTTCGTGAGTGGATAAAACCTGAAATCATTGAAGGAGTTGAATGCAATCGCTGTGCTCTCAATGCAGTGCTTGAACACCTCgagaaaactttgattCAATACGAGGGCTCAGAGCATTCTTCGGAGAAGCTTGTCGCCGCCGTCAAAGCTCGCGTAGAGCAACTGAAAGACATATTGGCCAAACCTGCTattgatgacgatgactACAAAAAACTGCATACCGAAAACATGGTTCGAAAGTGCTCCAAGTCTAAGCAGATAATTATCTCTCGTCCTCCACCGCTACTCTGCATCCACATTAATAGATCTGTTTTTGATCCCCGCACATACATGATCAGAAAAAACAACTCCAGAGTTTTGTTCAAATCTAAACTCAATTTAGCTCCATGGTGTTGCGCGCCTGATGAAATAAACCTCGATGCCCGTCTCCCCATGTccaaaaaagaacaaaaatcGTTAGAGTCATCTGAAGACGAGAATGTCGGGGGTGAGTACTTCGCCAAATTACACAGACACTTTGAGGAGGAGTTTGAAGacagcgaagaagaagagggcaactttgaagcatctAACAGAGATGTATCTGACTACGATCCTCTAAGAGGCGAAATAGAATCTTCGAGTGACGAGAACGAGTCGTCCTCGGATGGCGAGTATGAAGTTGATGCTCTAGGAAACCGcgtcttcaagcaaaatGGTGCCCAGACTGAGCAGGAGCTAGTTGATGGAACCTCTGCTGATCCAGAGGTTGCCTCTCTTGAGGGCTCGGATGCCGCGGAAAGACTTGATGGTATTGAGCCTGAGACACTTGAtaacgaagacgaagaagacagcGAAAGCGACCATGAAGTTAAGCAGCCACCTTCTCTTTCATCTTTGCACCATGCTCCTAGCTCCTCAACCGTTCCTGTCGGTCCTTTGACCTACGCCTTGCGGTCTGTCATTGTACACTACGGGACACACAACTACGGACACTACATTGCATTCAGGAAGTTTAGAGGCCTGTGGTGGAGAATATCTGATGAGACGGTCTACGTTGTGGACGAAGCAGAGGTTCTCTCCACACCAGGAATTTTCATGCTATTTTATGAGCACGATTACAATGAGTCGCTTCACGCAATGAACGATGACCTGGAGTGGGAGGAGGAAAACGAGGACAGGGAGTGA
- the EXP1 gene encoding Exp1p (some similarities with uniprot|Q07541 Saccharomyces cerevisiae YDL121C Hypothetical ORF), with amino-acid sequence MDFYAFLVLFVIIVAFVLLLPLLSGTFAYKFRKPAARAGKTDHEHLSRTQKLKEKLEFSKDENPIKFQLRDNASTSSRNKPFEVDSKTGLKKRTIGKYSADPNEFDYDLTELIEEDVLEEKKENELRYQQFAGREQEESEALV; translated from the coding sequence ATGGACTTCTACGCGTTTCTTGTGTTGTTTGTGATCATTGTCGCGTTtgttctgcttcttccgCTGTTGTCTGGAACTTTCGCATACAAGTTCCGGAAGCCCGCGGCAAGAGCGGGAAAGACTGATCACGAACATCTATCGAGAACCCAGAAGCTTAAGGAAAAGCTAGAGTTCTCCAAGGACGAGAATCCAATCAAATTTCAGTTGCGTGACAATGCGAGCACTTCGAGCCGAAACAAGCCATTCGAGGTCGATAGTAAAACCGGACTAAAAAAGCGCACCATCGGCAAATACAGTGCCGACCCTAACGAGTTTGATTACGACCTAACCGAGCTGATCGAGGAGGACGttctcgaagaaaaaaaggagaaCGAGCTAAGGTATCAGCAATTCGCTGGCagagagcaagaagagagcGAAGCGCTTGTGTGA
- the YFH1 gene encoding ferroxidase (similar to uniprot|Q07540 Saccharomyces cerevisiae YDL120W YFH1 Yeast Frataxin Homologue mitochondrial protein that regulates mitochondrial iron accumulation), whose product MLKRSIITFGTAVARRPVLRPYAACVRAFSRLQVIPTARGFASGPGSTDGHEIPKEVLELSADAYHISSDAFLDSLQEQLEELSDAYPDLLPDVELTQGVMTLEVPAVGTYVINKQPPNKQIWLSSPVSGPNRFDFYKNRWISLRDGQDLLSLLNIELSDVLPKPVTIEA is encoded by the coding sequence ATGCTTAAGAGATCGATTATAACATTTGGCACTGCAGTAGCGAGGCGCCCTGTGCTAAGGCCCTACGCCGCCTGCGTCCGCGCCTTCAGCAGGCTCCAAGTGATCCCCACCGCGCGCGGTTTCGCGTCGGGCCCGGGGTCCACCGATGGCCATGAAATACCGAAAGAAGTTCTGGAACTCAGCGCCGATGCTTACCACATATCCTCGGACGCATTCCTAGATTCCTTGCAGGAAcagctcgaagagctgaGCGATGCCTACCCCGACCTTCTTCCCGACGTCGAGCTCACCCAGGGCGTGATGACCTTAGAGGTTCCTGCTGTCGGCACTTACGTGATCAACAAGCAACCTCCAAACAAGCAGATTTGGCTCTCCTCGCCGGTCTCGGGCCCTAACCGTTTTGACTTCTACAAAAATCGCTGGATCTCGCTACGTGACGGCCAAGACCTACTGTCCCTTCTTAACATAGAGCTGAGCGACGTTCTGCCAAAGCCCGTGACCATAGAGGCCTAG
- the AMS1 gene encoding alpha-mannosidase (similar to uniprot|P22855 Saccharomyces cerevisiae YGL156W AMS1 vacuolar alpha mannosidase), with amino-acid sequence MSYAQLNSDPQFKPVQGIYEGRLRQFTDGGGEYKELNLPKFYDKKRISLDQDSVKVQWYQVRFEKGSSPVSPDKRPPWSEIVEKDKNKELEFRDAQKGQPFGPSWSTTWFRVQVTVPDEWLAAEEQLIFEWDCSNEGIVIDPETLIPKTAFSGGGERNEYMLPKGQKHHVFYIESGNNGMFGCGAGSSINPPDNNRYFHLNKADLVWPNWEARALFIDFWMLSDAARELPGDSWQKHKARHVGNSVMDLFDPEDASTVTKCRKLIREEYFDQLADDPKVFQAGDSSVRADVHGVGNCHIDTAWLWPFAETRRKVVRSWTSQCTLMDQYPEYRFVASQAQQFKWLLKEHSNFFHEVLIPKIQQSQFFPIGGSWVENDTNIPSGESLCRQFFLGQRFYLKHFGKKSDVFWLPDTFGYSSQVPQIAKISGIDKFLTQKLSWNNINSFPHTTFNWAGIDGSQLLTHMPPGNTYTASSHFGDVLRTAKGNKNSDVYGSGLMLYGKGDGGGGPTAEMLEKMRRIRSISNRNGNVIPKLQVGTTIEEFYQDILEKTHNGLDLPTWVGELYFEFHRGTYTTQAEVKRLMRLSEIKMHDLEWIATKASLVYPDEYEYPINKINRIWEDILLCQFHDVLPGSCIELVYKYEARPMLKDAITEIESLINDALKFLKKKGKGNSSIGTLELVESDATNSAKNEREFVKLKDEAKHIKMTNDVLEVTIDKEKGVISSIKDREREVEYLDLDGGRNKRGANQFVLFDDKPLGWQAWDTELYSVNQYKYITSLESVEIAENSSEKCAVELTFKVSNDCEILTSISLGSRTQHESGGLIEIKTSVKNWNLRNKFLKVEFPVNIRNDFASYETQFGITKRPTHYNTSWDVAKFEVCHHKFADYSEFSKGVSVINDSKYGFATHGNLMRLSLLRSPKAPDAHADMGSHEIRYALYPHRGALSSSTVHEALKFNYRHHYSIPESVSEAFDGVIGIEGDPNVILTNIKRGEDDEGLDSEYSTTKGEKRSFVVRLYESLGGESFAVLKTSLPVKNALKVDNLELSEINSIPLTTKSSASSDKSTLEFKVKLRPFEIATYKLVL; translated from the coding sequence ATGAGCTACGCTCAATTAAACAGTGACCCGCAATTCAAGCCCGTTCAGGGTATTTACGAGGGGCGCCTTCGTCAGTTTACTGACGGCGGGGGTGAATATAAGGAATTGAACCTGCCCAAGTTTTACGACAAAAAGCGCATCTCGTTGGACCAGGACAGCGTAAAGGTCCAATGGTACCAGGTGCGCTTTGAGAAAGGCTCTTCCCCTGTGTCGCCTGACAAGCGACCTCCCTGGAGCGAAATTGTGgagaaagacaaaaataaagagcttgaatTTAGGGACGCGCAAAAAGGCCAGCCTTTCGGACCCAGCTGGTCAACAACGTGGTTTAGAGTCCAGGTGACAGTGCCTGACGAATGGCTGGCAGCCGAGGAACAGCTCATTTTCGAGTGGGACTGCAGCAACGAAGGCATTGTCATTGACCCAGAGACGCTGATCCCAAAAACGGCTTTTTCTGGAGGGGGAGAAAGAAACGAGTACATGCTTCCCAAGGGCCAGAAGCACCACGTCTTCTACATCGAGAGCGGCAATAACGGAATGTTCGGTTGTGGTGCCGGTTCAAGTATTAATCCTCCGGATAACAACAGATATTTCCACCTCAACAAAGCGGACTTGGTTTGGCCTAACTGGGAGGCTCGAGCCCTCTTCATTGATTTCTGGATGTTGTCGGATGCGGCCCGCGAACTTCCTGGAGACTCCTGGCAGAAGCATAAAGCCCGGCACGTGGGTAACTCGGTGATGGACTTATTTGACCCAGAAGACGCCAGCACTGTTACAAAGTGTAGGAAACTTATTCGCGAAGAGTATTTTGATCAACTGGCAGACGATCCAAAGGTTTTCCAGGCCGGCGATAGCTCTGTGAGGGCCGATGTTCATGGGGTGGGCAATTGTCATATTGATACCGCGTGGCTATGGCCTTTCGCTGAGACTCGTAGAAAAGTGGTGCGTTCTTGGACGTCGCAGTGCACCTTGATGGACCAGTATCCCGAGTACCGGTTTGTTGCGTCACAAGCTCAGCAGTTTAAGTGGTTGCTTAAGGAGCACTCGAACTTTTTTCATGAAGTGCTCATTCCCAAAATTCAGCAATCGCAGTTTTTCCCCATCGGCGGTTCGTGGGTCGAAAATGATACTAACATTCCCTCGGGGGAGTCGTTGTGTCGCCAGTTTTTCTTAGGCCAGCGGTTCTATCTTAAACACTTTGGTAAGAAAAGTGACGTTTTTTGGCTACCTGACACCTTCGGTTATTCTTCTCAAGTTCCACAAATCGCGAAGATATCTGGGATTGATAAATTTTTAACCCAAAAGTTGTCATGGAACAACATAAATAGCTTTCCTCACACTACTTTTAATTGGGCAGGCATTGATGGCTCCCAGCTTCTCACACATATGCCCCCGGGAAACACTTATACTGCAAGTTCCCATTTTGGCGACGTCCTGCGTACTGCAAAgggaaacaaaaattcCGACGTTTATGGATCCGGTCTAATGCTTTACGGAAAGGGTGACGGCGGAGGAGGCCCAACGGCAGAaatgctggaaaaaatgAGGAGAATTAGATCCATAAGCAATCGTAATGGAAATGTCATTCCAAAGCTACAAGTTGGAACTACAATCGAGGAATTTTATCAAGACATTCTCGAAAAAACTCACAACGGATTGGACCTCCCAACTTGGGTTGGGGAGCTATATTTTGAGTTTCATAGAGGAACATACACTACTCAGGCCGAAGTTAAACGGCTTATGAGACTTTCTGAGATTAAAATGCACGATTTGGAGTGGATTGCAACTAAGGCTTCACTCGTTTATCCCGACGAGTATGAGTACCcaatcaacaaaatcaacaGGATCTGGGAAGACATTCTTCTATGTCAATTCCACGACGTTTTGCCTGGTTCTTGTATTGAACTTGTTTACAAATATGAAGCACGCCCTATGTTGAAAGACGCCATCACCGAAATCGAGTCCTTGATTAACGATGcgctcaagtttttgaagaaaaaagggAAAGGAAACTCGTCAATTGGTAcccttgagcttgttgaaagcGACGCAACAAACTCGGCGAAAAACGAGAGAGAGTTTGTAAAGTTAAAGGATGAAGCTAAGCACATCAAAATGACAAATGATGTACTCGAAGTTACCATagacaaagaaaaaggtgttATTTCGTCGATCAAAGACAGAGAAAGGGAAGTCGAATACCTAGACCTGGATGGAGGCCGAAACAAGCGAGGTGCAAACCAGTTTGTTTTATTCGATGACAAGCCTCTGGGCTGGCAAGCATGGGATACGGAGCTTTATTCTGTTAACCAGTACAAGTACATCACAAGTTTGGAAAGCGTGGAAATTGCTGAAAACTCTTCTGAAAAGTGTGCTGTTGAACTAACCTTCAAGGTTTCAAATGATTGTGAAATTCTCACAAGCATCTCTTTGGGCTCGAGAACTCAGCATGAAAGCGGGGGGCTGATTGAAATAAAGACATCTGTTAAGAACTGGAATCTCCggaacaagtttttgaaggttgAGTTTCCTGTAAATATTCGTAATGACTTTGCTTCATACGAAACTCAGTTTGGTATCACAAAGAGACCTACACATTACAATACATCTTGGGATGTTGCCAAATTTGAAGTGTGCCACCACAAGTTTGCTGACTACTCGGAATTTTCGAAGGGTGTGTCTGTAATCAATGACTCAAAATACGGTTTTGCGACTCATGGAAACCTGATGCGTCTTTCTCTGCTGAGGTCGCCAAAGGCGCCTGATGCACATGCGGACATGGGCTCCCATGAAATAAGATATGCGCTGTATCCCCACAGAGGAGCGCTTTCTTCTAGCACTGTACATGAAGCGCTGAAGTTCAATTATCGCCACCATTATTCCATTCCAGAATCGGTTTCTGAGGCCTTTGATGGCGTTATTGGAATTGAAGGTGATCCGAACGTCATATTGACAAACATCAAGCGTGGAGAGGACGACGAAGGACTTGATTCGGAGTACTCCACTACCAAGGGTGAGAAACGAAGCTTTGTGGTAAGACTTTATGAGTCTCTTGGTGGGGAATCTTTTGCGGTCCTCAAAACCTCTCTTCCTGTGAAAAACGCGCTAAAAGTCGATAATTTGGAGTTGTCTGAAATAAACTCAATACCCTTGACAACGAAATCCTCTGCCTCCTCAGACAAATCCACGTTGGAgttcaaagtcaagctgAGACCATTTGAAATTGCGACTTATAAGTTGGTTTTGTAG
- the CDC43 gene encoding protein geranylgeranyltransferase type I subunit CDC43 (similar to uniprot|P18898 Saccharomyces cerevisiae YGL155W CDC43 Beta subunit of geranylgeranyltransferase type I catalyzes geranylgeranylation to the cysteine residue in proteins containing a C-terminal CaaX sequence ending in Leu or Phe has substrates important for morphogenesis) — protein sequence MSAAPIPDGRLTIQKHRRFLQRHLAILPSKYQEYEANKLAIVTYALIGLSCIGDPVSEEYAASKEWLRRHYRVIGRGETSLAGFFPSLYMEVENALTLSLTSTLFGLISLLCLNDHKFFISDVDREGICRFVSKCHKPETGGFAASLDVVAEDSLEPSKTDPDDLRHTYMAIAILYLMGCRNASEFGRYVCLEPLFSHFEQKACVSGGFGQYGEPHAGYTSCALSILELISDRWDIFPNSFYDKTIEWLLQRQVSDKCPEMSGNEYFDPEDDGGFQGRENKFADSCYGFWCANSLSILKAPHKVGDAYQNGLSEYLLNKTQNLLLGGFAKNDNEDPDLYHTCLTLAALSMMSGEFDGTLFLPRKVADTARSQFIAP from the coding sequence ATGTCAGCGGCGCCCATACCCGATGGGAGGCTGACAATCCAAAAGCACCGGCGGTTTTTACAGCGGCACCTCGCTATTCTcccttcaaaatatcaagaaTATGAGGCAAATAAGCTTGCCATTGTCACCTACGCCTTGATCGGATTGAGTTGCATCGGTGACCCTGTGTCAGAAGAATACGCTGCTAGCAAAGAGTGGCTCAGAAGACATTACAGGGTCATTGGGCGAGGCGAGACCTCACTTGCTGGCTTTTTCCCAAGCCTTTACATGGAAGTTGAGAATGCGCTCACTCTCAGCTTGACTAGCACTCTATTCGGGCTCATTAGCCTGCTTTGCCTAAACGACcacaaattttttattaGCGATGTTGACCGCGAAGGAATCTGTAGgtttgtttcaaaatgtcatAAGCCTGAAACTGGCGGATTTGCTGCAAGCCTCGATGTTGTTGCGGAAGATAGCCTCGAGCCATCCAAAACTGACCCAGATGACTTGAGACACACATACATGGCCATTGCAATACTCTATTTAATGGGCTGCAGAAACGCATCCGAGTTTGGGCGCTATGTCTGCCTTGAACCACTTTTCAGTCATTTCGAACAAAAGGCATGTGTTAGCGGCGGCTTCGGTCAGTATGGTGAGCCACATGCAGGATATACGTCATGTGCGCTCTCTATCCTCGAGTTAATATCAGATCGGTGGGACATATTTCCGAATTCTTTCTATGACAAGACCATAGAATGGCTGCTACAGCGACAAGTTTCAGATAAATGCCCAGAAATGAGTGGAAACGAATACTTTGATCCAGAGGATGATGGTGGGTTCCAAGGAAGGGAGAACAAGTTTGCTGACTCCTGCTATGGATTCTGGTGTGCTAATTCACTGAGCATCTTAAAAGCCCCACATAAGGTAGGTGATGCGTATCAAAATGGTCTCAGTGAGTatctgctcaacaaaacccAGAACCTGCTGTTGGGTGGGTTCGCGAAAAACGACAATGAAGACCCCGATTTGTACCATACCTGTCTTACTTTAGCCGCGCTGTCCATGATGTCTGGCGAGTTCGACGGAACCTTGTTTTTGCCCCGCAAAGTTGCAGATACGGCCAGGAGCCAGTTTATTGCACCCTGA
- the HEM25 gene encoding Hem25p (similar to uniprot|Q07534 Saccharomyces cerevisiae YDL119C Hypothetical ORF) has product MSERPRGTSHLVGGFVGGLTSAVVLQPFDLLKTRLQQSKNSNLMDVVHSIKSPKQLWKGTLPSALRTSVGSALFLSTLNIVRSAIADRRVRGLASKNGSSSFLPQLSMYENLLSGAITRAAVGVATMPITVLKVRFESTMYDYSSLGEAARHIYKSEGIRGLFSGCGATILRDAPYAGIYVLFYEQSKMQIPKILPSALIVRDDNGSFSTKTSTIVNCLAAFSSASLATSITAPFDTIKTRMQLNPSKFPSFGKTLTTILKKERPKNLFDGLSLRLTRKALSAGIAWGIYEELVKKFM; this is encoded by the coding sequence ATGTCAGAGAGACCAAGAGGAACTTCACATCTAGTGGGAGGGTTTGTCGGTGGCCTGACTTCAGCAGTGGTGTTGCAACCCTTTGATTTGCTAAAGACCagacttcaacaaagcaaGAATAGCAACTTGATGGACGTCGTGCATTCTATCAAATCCCCGAAACAGCTCTGGAAGGGTACACTGCCATCCGCTCTGCGAACTTCCGTGGGTAGCGCACTTTTCCTGTCAACTTTGAATATCGTCAGGTCGGCTATTGCAGACAGAAGAGTCCGCGGACTTGCCTCGAAAAACGGTAGTAGCAGTTTTCTCCCTCAATTGTCAATGTACGAAAATCTTCTTTCAGGTGCTATAACGAGAGCTGCGGTTGGGGTCGCTACAATGCCAATTACAGTGCTGAAAGTGCGATTTGAATCTACAATGTACGACTACAGCTCCCTCGGAGAGGCTGCTCGTCATATTTATAAATCTGAAGGTATACGAGGGCTCTTCAGTGGTTGCGGTGCTACGATCCTTCGAGACGCGCCTTATGCGGGGATATACGTTTTGTTCTATGAGCAATCTAAAATGCAAATACCCAAGATTTTGCCTTCCGCACTCATTGTGCGGGACGATAACGGATCCTTTTCCACTAAAACGTCCACGATAGTCAATTGCTTGGCtgcgttttcttcagcGAGTCTGGCGACCTCGATAACAGCACCTTTTGATACCATCAAAACTCGGATGCAACTAAATCCATCAAAGTTCCCtagctttggaaaaacaTTGACAACTATTCTCAAAAAGGAGCGtcccaagaacttgtttgATGGACTGAGCCTGAGGCTTACAAGGAAGGCGCTGAGCGCTGGGATAGCATGGGGAATATACGAGGAATTAGTTAAAAAGTTCATGTAA